One Capsicum annuum cultivar UCD-10X-F1 chromosome 2, UCD10Xv1.1, whole genome shotgun sequence genomic window carries:
- the LOC107857650 gene encoding uncharacterized protein LOC107857650 isoform X1 produces MEESRKQDESEFNLREWALKAKLNREKTNSRRYSASYIRSFREEAKSFRSNVTISSTASSPGYALREEIDPSKYSFTTALKALQAKTIYSWEYMSPDGLALNSKWNEAEKYICNPLSGEVPLECLSTKILSGRSFRQPGNRIAISGPLIYPSQIQNTPQFQTKHHVEPSLPTNEVEVQIPSKEKKEVTVTRDKGTQSISAYVSSNSPSPAPTPSIEEMSIKLSSEAADSSSPMTPSSIKEISTKHWEADHAAGHSPVTSPKLTSEQEVEVKETGEEEDTKRKEQVQQLRGQRNEKVKKRCRQIGGCLSWKSLWMRRTRHREKHKSTNNNIFLCHINGCYKH; encoded by the exons ATGGAAGAGTCAAGAAAGCAAGATGAATCGGAGTTTAACTTGAGAGAATGGGCTCTTAAGGCTAAACTTAACAGAGAAAAAACCAATTCAAGAAGGTACTCTGCGTCTTATATTAGGAGTTTTAGAGAAGAGGCAAAATCTTTTAGATCAAACGTAACAATTTCAAGTACTGCTTCCTCCCCTGGCTACGCCTTAAGAG AGGAAATTGATCCATCAAAATATTCGTTTACCACTGCCCTGAAAG CATTACAGGCAAAAACAATATACAGTTGGGAATACATGTCACCAGATGGTTTGGCACTGAATTCAAAATGGAATGAAGCTGAGAAATACATATGCAATCCATTGTCAGGGGAAGTTCCTTTGGAGTGTTTGTCTACAAAAATACTAAGTGGAAGATCATTTCGACAACCAGGAAACAGAATTGCAATCTCAGGACCTCTCATTTATCCttctcaaatacaaaatacaccACAATTCCAAACAAAGCACCATGTAGAGCCTTCTTTGCCTACAAATGAAGTTGAAGTCCAAATCCCAAGCAAAG AGAAGAAAGAAGTTACCGTTACAAGAGATAAGGGAACTCAAAGCATTTCAGCATATGTAAGTTCAAATAGTCCAAGTCCAGCTCCAACTCCATCAATTGAAGAAATGTCTATAAAGCTAAGTAGTGAAGCAGCTGACTCCTCCTCACCTATGACACCTTCATCCATTAAAGAAATATCCACAAAGCACTGGGAAGCAGACCATGCTGCAGGTCACTCTCCTGTGACTAGTCCAAAACTAACATCTGAGCAAGAg GTGGAAGTGAAAGAAACAGGAGAGGAAGAAGACACAAAAAGAAAAGAGCAAGTGCAGCAGCTGCGTGGACAGAGAAATGAGAAAGTAAAGAAGAGATGCAGGCAAATAGGTGGGTGCTTGTCATGGAAGAGTTTGTGGATGAGAAGAACAAGGCACAGAGAAAAGCACaaatcaacaaacaacaacatttTTCTTTGCCATATAAATGGATGCTATAAACACTAG
- the LOC107857650 gene encoding uncharacterized protein LOC107857650 isoform X2, which yields MEESRKQDESEFNLREWALKAKLNREKTNSRRYSASYIRSFREEAKSFRSNVTISSTASSPGYALREEIDPSKYSFTTALKALQAKTIYSWEYMSPDGLALNSKWNEAEKYICNPLSGEVPLECLSTKILSGRSFRQPGNRIAISGPLIYPSQIQNTPQFQTKHHVEPSLPTNEVEVQIPSKEKKEVTVTRDKGTQSISAYVSSNSPSPAPTPSIEEMSIKLSSEAADSSSPMTPSSIKEISTKHWEADHAAGHSPVTSPKLTSEQEVKLT from the exons ATGGAAGAGTCAAGAAAGCAAGATGAATCGGAGTTTAACTTGAGAGAATGGGCTCTTAAGGCTAAACTTAACAGAGAAAAAACCAATTCAAGAAGGTACTCTGCGTCTTATATTAGGAGTTTTAGAGAAGAGGCAAAATCTTTTAGATCAAACGTAACAATTTCAAGTACTGCTTCCTCCCCTGGCTACGCCTTAAGAG AGGAAATTGATCCATCAAAATATTCGTTTACCACTGCCCTGAAAG CATTACAGGCAAAAACAATATACAGTTGGGAATACATGTCACCAGATGGTTTGGCACTGAATTCAAAATGGAATGAAGCTGAGAAATACATATGCAATCCATTGTCAGGGGAAGTTCCTTTGGAGTGTTTGTCTACAAAAATACTAAGTGGAAGATCATTTCGACAACCAGGAAACAGAATTGCAATCTCAGGACCTCTCATTTATCCttctcaaatacaaaatacaccACAATTCCAAACAAAGCACCATGTAGAGCCTTCTTTGCCTACAAATGAAGTTGAAGTCCAAATCCCAAGCAAAG AGAAGAAAGAAGTTACCGTTACAAGAGATAAGGGAACTCAAAGCATTTCAGCATATGTAAGTTCAAATAGTCCAAGTCCAGCTCCAACTCCATCAATTGAAGAAATGTCTATAAAGCTAAGTAGTGAAGCAGCTGACTCCTCCTCACCTATGACACCTTCATCCATTAAAGAAATATCCACAAAGCACTGGGAAGCAGACCATGCTGCAGGTCACTCTCCTGTGACTAGTCCAAAACTAACATCTGAGCAAGAg GTAAAGCTGACTTGA